One window from the genome of Leptospiraceae bacterium encodes:
- a CDS encoding GatB/YqeY domain-containing protein, translated as MIVERIKKDSLQARKEKNELKSNLLTSVYSQAKTAAINEGRREPNDQDLIQAIKKFLKSIEENIQLGKENQISKENYEQALKEKEILMEYLPKQLSENELREIIKNSGAKNIGEAMKYLKEHYPDQYDGKTASQIAKEILG; from the coding sequence ATGATCGTAGAACGAATCAAGAAAGACTCCCTCCAAGCAAGAAAAGAAAAAAATGAACTAAAGTCAAATTTACTTACAAGTGTGTATTCACAGGCAAAAACAGCAGCCATCAACGAAGGTCGAAGGGAACCCAACGACCAAGACCTAATCCAAGCCATCAAAAAGTTCTTAAAAAGCATTGAAGAAAATATCCAATTGGGGAAAGAAAATCAAATTTCCAAAGAAAATTACGAACAAGCCCTCAAAGAGAAAGAAATCTTAATGGAATACCTCCCAAAACAACTTTCAGAAAATGAATTACGAGAAATTATTAAAAATAGTGGAGCAAAAAATATAGGTGAAGCTATGAAGTATCTCAAAGAACACTATCCAGATCAATATGATGGGAAAACGGCTTCTCAAATAGCAAAAGAAATTTTAGGTTAA
- the mraY gene encoding phospho-N-acetylmuramoyl-pentapeptide-transferase: MFEYIYTNFDVPGYFRIFGYVSFRAVLAGLTSMLIVFITGDRVILWLKKLKFGETIRDDGPKSHQSKAGTPTMGGILILFSLTVSSLLFGNFDNIYFNLLLYCTILLGFIGFWDDYTKVVLKNKNGLRARTKLLLTLIVATFFLYVYYTSTPTTVVRENGITYNITSLFIPFLKNPVWTMPLWVALLLWYFAILGTIHGVNLTDGLDGLAIGNVSIATITLGAFAYLTGTPRIADYLNIPYVQGAHEIAVFLSALAGAGIGFLWFNAPPAQVFMGDTGSLALGGALGMTIIIIKKEILFLVLGGVFLVEALSVIIQVVSFKLTGKRVFKMAPIHHHFELSGWPETRVVIRFWLIGIILSLIAISTLRLQ; this comes from the coding sequence ATGTTTGAATACATTTATACTAATTTCGATGTTCCTGGATATTTTCGTATTTTTGGCTACGTTAGTTTTCGTGCTGTTTTAGCAGGATTGACTTCGATGTTAATTGTTTTTATCACAGGGGATCGAGTGATTTTGTGGTTGAAAAAGCTCAAATTTGGCGAAACCATCCGAGATGACGGACCTAAATCTCATCAATCAAAAGCAGGAACCCCCACAATGGGCGGGATTTTGATTCTTTTTAGCTTGACGGTTTCGAGTTTACTTTTTGGGAATTTTGACAATATCTATTTTAATTTGCTTCTTTATTGCACCATACTTTTAGGGTTTATTGGATTTTGGGATGACTATACAAAAGTAGTTTTGAAGAACAAAAATGGACTTCGAGCAAGAACCAAATTACTTCTAACTTTGATTGTAGCTACGTTTTTTCTTTATGTTTATTACACATCAACACCCACAACAGTCGTAAGAGAAAATGGGATAACTTATAACATCACATCTTTGTTTATTCCGTTTTTGAAGAATCCTGTTTGGACCATGCCCTTATGGGTGGCATTACTTCTTTGGTATTTTGCTATTTTAGGAACCATTCACGGAGTGAATTTGACTGATGGTCTTGACGGATTAGCCATAGGGAATGTCTCCATTGCTACGATAACTTTGGGAGCTTTTGCTTACTTGACGGGAACTCCAAGAATTGCCGATTACTTAAACATTCCTTACGTTCAAGGTGCCCATGAAATTGCTGTTTTTCTATCTGCATTAGCAGGAGCTGGGATTGGCTTTCTGTGGTTCAACGCACCCCCTGCCCAAGTATTTATGGGAGATACGGGCTCTTTGGCTTTGGGTGGTGCTTTGGGAATGACCATCATCATCATCAAAAAAGAAATCTTGTTTTTGGTTTTGGGAGGAGTGTTTCTCGTAGAAGCTCTTTCTGTTATCATTCAAGTCGTATCTTTTAAGCTCACAGGGAAGCGGGTTTTCAAGATGGCACCCATCCATCATCACTTTGAACTCTCGGGATGGCCAGAAACAAGAGTGGTTATCCGCTTCTGGTTGATTGGAATCATCTTGTCTTTGATTGCTATTTCAACCCTTCGCTTACAATAA
- the murD gene encoding UDP-N-acetylmuramoyl-L-alanine--D-glutamate ligase, giving the protein MDLSSSFLVLGAGGVSGTSTLKLLQVFTKKIYAYDDNPQLFFPEPVISLSQEKHLFSDQNAFRDFLNNNAISYAIISPGFPRASNIVKTIEENGIPVIGELDFGYYVIFHVLKKMPFVIAITGTDGKSTTTHLTAHLLRSVGVYAIECGNYGLPLTEIAWENLINHKPIPEVLVVEASSYQLEKLFYFAPDVSMILNISEDHMDRYVSFREYLQAKLNIVSLCHQDQILLINKQIVEKARELQIPSSIQHVKNIIIDEEEVKTSNYIELYDQKFFWKDFPVDNPHNRVNAWFSLKAIEICFQKRNQIYDQNDLINGLKNFQGLPYRLQKVKTHKNILFVNDSKSTTVQSLLSAIRAYQHANIFLLMGGLDKNLDFTPIKNLDVFLKKLWIFPYGSAAKKIQNQLGLEKSYANLEEAFLALLDSLKSLHQPHQPNEEYVILLSPACASMDQYKNYKERGEHFNALIQKYESIWKEI; this is encoded by the coding sequence ATGGATTTGTCTTCTTCTTTTTTGGTGTTGGGTGCAGGAGGAGTTAGTGGCACATCTACTTTGAAGTTACTTCAAGTTTTTACAAAAAAAATCTATGCTTACGATGACAATCCTCAACTTTTCTTTCCTGAGCCTGTGATTTCTCTTTCTCAAGAAAAGCATCTCTTCTCTGACCAAAATGCTTTTAGAGATTTTTTAAATAATAATGCCATTTCCTATGCCATCATTTCGCCTGGTTTCCCCCGAGCTTCCAACATAGTGAAAACCATAGAGGAAAACGGCATCCCTGTAATCGGAGAATTGGATTTTGGGTATTATGTGATTTTTCATGTTCTCAAAAAAATGCCTTTTGTAATTGCCATCACGGGAACCGACGGAAAATCCACAACCACTCACCTCACGGCACATCTTCTTCGAAGTGTGGGAGTATACGCAATCGAATGCGGAAACTACGGCTTACCTCTAACAGAAATTGCTTGGGAAAATCTTATTAACCATAAACCCATTCCTGAGGTTTTAGTGGTAGAGGCATCATCGTATCAATTAGAAAAGCTTTTTTATTTTGCCCCCGATGTCAGCATGATCTTAAATATCTCTGAAGATCATATGGATCGGTATGTTTCTTTTCGAGAGTATCTTCAAGCAAAGCTCAATATCGTATCTTTATGTCATCAAGATCAAATCTTACTCATAAACAAACAAATCGTAGAAAAAGCAAGAGAACTTCAAATTCCATCATCCATCCAACATGTAAAAAACATTATCATAGACGAAGAAGAAGTAAAAACATCTAATTATATCGAACTCTACGACCAAAAATTCTTTTGGAAAGACTTCCCAGTGGATAATCCCCACAATCGTGTGAATGCCTGGTTTTCCCTCAAAGCAATCGAAATATGCTTTCAAAAAAGAAATCAAATCTACGACCAAAATGATCTAATCAATGGATTAAAAAACTTTCAAGGACTGCCATATCGACTTCAGAAAGTCAAAACCCACAAAAATATACTTTTTGTAAATGACAGTAAATCGACTACAGTTCAATCTTTACTTTCGGCTATTCGAGCCTACCAACACGCAAACATTTTTCTTTTGATGGGAGGATTGGATAAAAACTTGGATTTTACTCCTATCAAAAACCTTGATGTTTTCTTAAAGAAGCTCTGGATTTTTCCTTATGGGAGTGCAGCAAAAAAAATTCAAAATCAACTGGGATTAGAAAAATCTTATGCAAATTTAGAGGAAGCCTTCTTGGCACTTCTTGATTCTCTAAAAAGTCTTCATCAACCCCATCAACCCAATGAAGAATACGTAATCCTTCTTAGCCCTGCCTGTGCCTCGATGGATCAATACAAAAACTACAAAGAACGTGGAGAACATTTTAATGCCTTAATTCAAAAATACGAATCTATATGGAAAGAAATCTGA
- a CDS encoding FtsW/RodA/SpoVE family cell cycle protein, protein MERNLKFDFVFLVLIFLLSLLGLWYLYSSSSIIAYHKFNDAFYYSNKQTLWHVIGYVMLIITMLLDIHLIKKFYKLILYFSILLLGLVFFPGLGKSVSSDEFSFDFRRWIQIGNISIQPSEFVKIAFLLYLAVILEKYPLENFRDFKRNGVLFLPIGVIFVLLYFQPHYGTLILLFLTLIALLYISGFPFKKILIGFVVVLIFLGILAILQPYRYERILVWLNPYEYQYNKGYQLVMSFRAFKEGGLWGMDIHQGVAHRYLTFGHTDFIFSLISESHGVMGCLLLLFLYVLLLVRGVMLVKNISEPFRFYFSSGILLIFGLQVWINISVSTGLLPTTGIGLPFVSYGGSSLISYYIMMGLFLNLTNKEKEHGT, encoded by the coding sequence ATGGAAAGAAATCTGAAATTTGATTTTGTATTTTTAGTATTGATTTTTCTTTTGAGTCTTTTGGGATTGTGGTATTTGTATTCTTCTTCTTCTATTATTGCGTATCATAAATTTAATGATGCTTTTTACTACTCCAATAAACAAACCCTCTGGCATGTGATCGGATATGTTATGTTGATAATCACCATGTTGTTGGATATCCATTTGATAAAGAAATTTTATAAATTGATTTTATATTTCTCTATTTTACTTCTCGGGTTAGTGTTTTTTCCGGGTTTGGGAAAGTCTGTTAGTTCAGATGAATTTTCGTTTGATTTTCGTAGGTGGATTCAGATTGGAAACATTTCCATCCAACCATCTGAGTTCGTCAAAATTGCTTTTTTGTTATACTTAGCGGTGATTTTGGAAAAGTATCCATTAGAAAATTTCCGTGATTTTAAGCGAAATGGTGTTCTTTTTCTGCCAATTGGCGTGATATTCGTTCTTTTGTATTTTCAACCCCATTATGGAACGTTGATTCTTTTGTTTTTGACTTTGATTGCATTGCTTTATATATCTGGATTTCCCTTCAAAAAGATTCTCATTGGTTTTGTAGTTGTTTTGATTTTTCTTGGAATTTTAGCTATTTTACAACCCTATCGTTATGAAAGAATCTTGGTTTGGTTGAACCCCTATGAATATCAATACAACAAAGGATATCAATTAGTGATGTCCTTTCGTGCATTTAAAGAAGGGGGATTGTGGGGAATGGACATTCATCAAGGGGTTGCTCATCGATACTTAACCTTTGGACATACGGATTTTATTTTTTCTTTGATTTCTGAAAGTCATGGTGTGATGGGGTGTTTGTTGCTTTTGTTTTTATATGTCCTTTTGTTGGTTCGAGGTGTGATGTTGGTAAAAAATATTTCAGAGCCATTTCGCTTTTACTTTTCGAGTGGGATTTTGTTGATTTTTGGTCTACAAGTTTGGATCAATATTTCTGTTTCTACGGGGCTTTTACCTACAACAGGGATTGGTCTTCCATTTGTTAGTTATGGTGGGTCTTCTTTGATTAGTTATTACATCATGATGGGCTTGTTCCTAAACTTAACCAACAAAGAAAAAGAACATGGAACTTAG
- a CDS encoding UDP-N-acetylmuramoyl-tripeptide--D-alanyl-D-alanine ligase — protein sequence MFFLTEKQKKLFFEVFSYNKEKKGFEVYNENLSIPKIEFDTRKIQTDDCFFIALQSQRDGHDFVMDAVKKKVKGIIINEAKKNEILDQIQKNNPDYELYVIIVEDTLSFLHKMAEIQRNEFLGLVIGVLGSNGKTSTKDFLCELLNSLQPTFCSKESFNNHIGVPLTILNKPNEAKIIIVEMGMNHKGEIKFLTSLTKPDVFCIPSIGREHMAFFSSLEEVARAELEFLDFLNENHYVFYPSGAPLKEELLVAQKQKNFTLIFFELSTKENGFEYESKLQEKVLLAKGLFSKNTIQWKNVKIKNQKLHHFGLYSNLFLSLLVYEFVFKTPLSSEVLEKLENLKPTSKHRFEIHQQKGITIIDDSYNANPDSFLSAIQSIVELFNPHRKKNVGCFIGHMAELGDFSEISHREIGRVLAENDFHLLGVCGNSDVLFLSDEYRKYKNHVVPYFESSELLAENLTNLNLPFDQYEILFIKGSRSAKMERITQKLLEVLQNV from the coding sequence TTCTTACAACAAAGAAAAAAAAGGATTTGAAGTTTATAACGAAAATCTTTCCATCCCAAAAATTGAATTCGATACGAGAAAGATACAAACCGATGATTGCTTTTTTATCGCCCTGCAGTCCCAACGAGATGGGCATGATTTCGTGATGGATGCAGTCAAAAAAAAAGTCAAAGGTATCATCATCAACGAAGCCAAAAAAAACGAAATCCTCGATCAAATCCAAAAAAATAATCCAGACTATGAACTATATGTGATCATCGTTGAAGATACTTTGTCTTTTCTACACAAAATGGCAGAAATTCAAAGAAATGAATTTCTGGGATTGGTGATTGGAGTTTTAGGTTCAAACGGAAAAACTTCTACCAAAGATTTTTTATGTGAGTTGCTGAATTCTCTTCAACCTACTTTTTGTTCGAAAGAAAGTTTTAACAATCATATTGGCGTTCCACTTACAATCTTAAACAAACCGAACGAAGCAAAAATCATAATTGTGGAAATGGGAATGAACCACAAAGGAGAAATTAAATTTCTTACTTCCCTTACTAAGCCGGATGTCTTTTGTATCCCATCAATTGGTAGAGAGCACATGGCGTTTTTTTCTTCGTTAGAAGAAGTAGCAAGAGCAGAATTAGAATTCTTGGATTTCCTAAACGAAAATCATTATGTCTTCTATCCCAGTGGAGCTCCTCTAAAAGAAGAATTACTTGTTGCTCAAAAACAAAAAAACTTCACTTTAATCTTTTTCGAACTTTCTACGAAAGAAAACGGTTTTGAATATGAAAGCAAACTCCAAGAAAAGGTCCTTCTTGCAAAAGGCTTGTTTTCTAAAAATACGATCCAGTGGAAAAACGTAAAAATCAAAAACCAAAAGCTTCATCATTTTGGGCTTTATAGTAACTTATTTTTGAGCCTTTTGGTTTATGAGTTTGTTTTCAAAACTCCTCTGAGCTCTGAAGTTCTTGAGAAGTTAGAAAATCTAAAACCTACTTCTAAACACCGATTCGAAATCCACCAACAAAAAGGGATAACAATCATCGATGATTCTTACAATGCCAATCCTGATTCTTTTCTTTCTGCTATCCAATCCATTGTAGAACTTTTCAATCCTCATCGTAAAAAAAACGTAGGTTGTTTTATCGGACACATGGCAGAATTAGGAGATTTTAGCGAAATCTCCCATCGGGAAATAGGAAGAGTTCTCGCCGAGAATGATTTTCACCTACTTGGAGTTTGTGGTAATTCTGACGTTTTGTTTCTTTCTGATGAATATCGTAAATACAAAAATCACGTTGTCCCTTATTTTGAAAGTAGTGAATTACTTGCAGAAAATCTTACGAATCTAAATTTGCCCTTTGACCAATACGAAATCCTTTTTATAAAAGGTTCTCGTTCAGCAAAAATGGAACGTATCACTCAAAAACTTCTCGAGGTATTACAAAATGTTTGA
- a CDS encoding FAD-binding oxidoreductase codes for MKDPFEYFLLEVSQVLDSDQLVLNPEEVQVYSVDRTKSFLPKGRAVLFPKTTTQVQAIVRSAYQWGIPLVPSGGRTGYSGGAVATNQEVIVSLIKMNQILSFDTALPSIECEAGVITKTLQVEAQKRGFFFPVDFASSGSSTVAGNVATNAGGIHVIRYGSIRNWVLGLEVVIGTGELLNFPGNLLKNNTGYDLKQLFIGSEGTLGIITKVSFLLTTPPKDSVLFLMAFSNLYDVLKVLEKAKRELPRLLCFEMFDSSCLDLVCKNHQLPYPFPNLKNQYLWYVILEAELEEEHEIPYENFILEVNNDLSDLTFSTVESQKRQLFRYREEISEAISLSGRFHKNDVSLPISYIPQFVEKIQDVVSLKFSDYDLYIFGHMGDGNLHINLVSDFDKSSEEFQQETIEFDETLYQLIKEYSGSISAEHGVGLLKKPYLHYTRNPQEITLMKQIKTLFDPKGILNPGKIF; via the coding sequence ATGAAAGATCCATTTGAGTATTTTCTTTTGGAAGTTTCTCAAGTTTTAGATTCTGACCAATTGGTTTTGAATCCTGAAGAGGTTCAAGTATATTCCGTAGATCGAACGAAAAGTTTTCTTCCCAAAGGAAGGGCAGTTCTTTTCCCTAAAACTACAACGCAAGTTCAAGCAATTGTTCGTTCTGCCTATCAGTGGGGGATTCCTCTTGTTCCTTCGGGGGGAAGAACTGGCTACTCGGGAGGTGCTGTTGCCACCAACCAAGAAGTGATTGTATCTTTGATAAAAATGAATCAAATCCTTAGTTTTGATACCGCACTTCCCTCAATAGAATGTGAAGCAGGTGTGATCACTAAAACCCTCCAAGTGGAAGCCCAAAAGCGGGGTTTTTTTTTCCCAGTGGATTTTGCCTCATCGGGTTCTTCCACTGTTGCGGGGAATGTAGCAACAAACGCTGGAGGAATCCACGTCATTCGTTATGGCTCAATCCGAAATTGGGTTTTGGGTCTAGAAGTAGTGATAGGAACAGGAGAGTTGTTGAATTTCCCTGGGAATCTTTTAAAAAACAACACTGGTTATGATTTGAAGCAACTCTTTATAGGTTCTGAAGGAACCTTAGGAATCATCACCAAAGTATCTTTTCTTTTGACTACACCACCGAAAGATAGCGTGCTCTTTTTGATGGCGTTCTCGAATCTTTACGATGTTTTGAAGGTTTTAGAAAAAGCAAAAAGAGAGCTACCAAGACTTCTTTGCTTTGAGATGTTTGACTCTTCTTGTCTGGATTTGGTTTGTAAAAACCATCAACTTCCCTATCCTTTTCCAAATTTAAAAAACCAATACTTATGGTATGTTATCCTAGAAGCAGAACTTGAAGAAGAACACGAAATCCCTTATGAAAATTTTATCCTTGAGGTTAATAACGATTTGTCGGATTTGACTTTCTCTACTGTTGAGAGTCAAAAACGACAACTTTTTCGATACCGAGAAGAAATCAGCGAAGCCATATCTCTATCGGGCAGGTTTCACAAGAATGATGTTTCCTTACCCATTTCGTATATCCCCCAATTCGTAGAAAAAATCCAAGATGTTGTTTCTTTGAAATTTTCTGATTATGATCTCTATATTTTTGGTCACATGGGGGATGGAAATTTACACATCAATCTTGTTTCTGATTTTGATAAAAGCTCAGAGGAATTCCAACAAGAAACGATTGAGTTTGATGAAACGCTTTACCAACTCATTAAAGAATATTCAGGTTCCATTAGCGCAGAACATGGTGTGGGTTTGTTAAAAAAACCTTATCTTCATTACACACGAAATCCACAAGAAATCACCCTTATGAAGCAAATCAAAACCCTATTTGACCCCAAAGGGATTTTGAATCCAGGAAAAATTTTCTAA
- a CDS encoding UDP-N-acetylglucosamine--N-acetylmuramyl-(pentapeptide) pyrophosphoryl-undecaprenol N-acetylglucosamine transferase yields the protein MELRVLIVAGGTGGHISPGIALYEAFQKDYHAEILSLERNRNYPDFQKNSFYLNFYDVPQFSWNLFSIFWFFYKIIRATIYSIKLIKKHQFNFIVGMGGYPTIPAIIAGILLRKKIYLCEPNAYPGLTTRVFYRFAKRVFLNFTLTKEFSHIQKKSILTGNPIRERVFNKAKKRKRHSKIKTIFLVGGSQGAKQLNEMILNLWKSYPDFSQQFDWIIQTGIPHFERFSQEVEAIPFRKKIEFFGFSTEIEKYFQRADLLISRAGAGIITEGLLYEIPMILIPYPYAKDNHQYYNAKALEEQHLAITIPTKTTEPYELYETIKQIKNNFDKYKLAFSQKRITKNPSEIIKEIIASDGS from the coding sequence ATGGAACTTAGAGTTTTGATAGTTGCTGGAGGAACGGGTGGTCATATTTCTCCCGGCATTGCCTTATACGAAGCATTTCAAAAAGATTATCATGCGGAAATATTAAGTTTAGAGAGAAATCGAAATTACCCAGATTTTCAAAAAAACTCTTTTTATCTGAACTTTTATGACGTTCCCCAATTTTCGTGGAATCTTTTTTCTATCTTTTGGTTTTTTTATAAAATCATTAGAGCTACGATTTATTCCATAAAATTAATAAAAAAACATCAATTTAATTTTATCGTCGGCATGGGGGGATACCCAACCATACCAGCAATCATAGCAGGAATACTTCTTCGAAAAAAAATCTATCTTTGTGAACCGAATGCTTATCCAGGTCTTACTACAAGAGTGTTCTATCGCTTTGCTAAGAGGGTATTTTTGAACTTTACTTTGACGAAAGAATTTTCCCACATCCAGAAGAAAAGCATCCTCACAGGAAATCCCATACGGGAACGAGTCTTCAACAAAGCAAAAAAACGAAAAAGACACTCAAAAATCAAAACCATTTTTTTGGTGGGGGGAAGTCAAGGAGCTAAGCAACTCAACGAAATGATTCTCAACCTATGGAAAAGTTATCCTGATTTTTCACAGCAATTTGATTGGATCATCCAAACTGGTATTCCTCACTTCGAAAGATTTTCTCAAGAAGTTGAAGCCATACCCTTCAGAAAGAAAATTGAATTTTTTGGTTTTTCAACGGAAATCGAAAAGTATTTCCAAAGAGCTGATTTGTTGATATCAAGAGCTGGGGCAGGTATCATCACAGAAGGACTTCTTTATGAAATTCCTATGATTCTCATTCCATATCCCTATGCTAAAGACAACCACCAATATTACAATGCAAAAGCATTAGAAGAGCAACACTTAGCCATCACAATCCCAACAAAAACAACAGAACCCTACGAACTTTATGAAACCATTAAACAAATTAAAAATAATTTCGATAAATATAAATTAGCTTTTTCTCAAAAAAGAATCACAAAAAACCCATCAGAGATTATAAAAGAAATCATTGCTTCTGATGGCAGCTAG
- the bioA gene encoding adenosylmethionine--8-amino-7-oxononanoate transaminase produces MEIQHLLELHRRHTWWPFTQMKLAKPPFFIEKGKGIYLYGYDSEGNPIEFIDAISSWWVSVYGHGHPSFQKVLQEQLSKLEHVIYASLEHPTALNLARTLSEKTQHQLPKVFYSDDGSTAMEIAIKMAFQYYQNQGKKEKTMFFVLENGYHGDTIGTMSVGARSEFHKVYEPLMFPVISLPMTYNSQDAMFDETLAIKELKDWFVMLEKQFKEHHSKVCGIVLEPLIQGAAGMLMYHPVVLKKIRELCDEFDVLMICDEVFTGAGRTGPFFAFEHSNIYPDIVALSKGLPAGYATFAATLSKEKVFMAFYSDDRSKTLFHGHSMTGNPLGCAVSLESIRLYDSLNIRQKILQIQEWHKEYLQELKNHNFSKEKKILSTRYFGSVAAIDVRLPDHRRKTFNLEIIDFSIRQGALIRPLGNTLYIVPPYIIEKEELGKVYEVILKIIEEKIE; encoded by the coding sequence ATGGAAATACAACATTTGCTGGAGCTACATCGCCGACATACTTGGTGGCCCTTCACTCAAATGAAATTAGCAAAACCTCCTTTCTTTATCGAAAAGGGCAAGGGCATTTATCTTTACGGTTATGACTCAGAAGGGAATCCCATTGAGTTTATCGATGCGATTAGTTCCTGGTGGGTGAGTGTTTACGGTCATGGTCATCCGAGTTTTCAAAAGGTTCTTCAAGAACAACTATCAAAATTAGAACATGTAATTTATGCAAGCTTGGAACATCCGACTGCCCTAAATTTAGCTAGAACTCTTTCTGAAAAAACACAGCATCAACTACCAAAAGTCTTTTATTCAGATGATGGTTCCACAGCGATGGAGATCGCCATCAAAATGGCGTTCCAGTATTATCAAAATCAGGGAAAAAAAGAGAAAACCATGTTTTTCGTTCTCGAGAATGGTTATCATGGAGACACCATTGGCACCATGTCTGTGGGAGCTCGTTCTGAATTTCATAAGGTCTATGAGCCTTTGATGTTTCCTGTGATCTCGCTTCCAATGACGTATAATTCCCAAGATGCAATGTTTGATGAAACATTAGCAATAAAAGAATTAAAAGATTGGTTTGTTATGTTAGAAAAGCAATTCAAAGAACATCATTCTAAGGTTTGTGGGATTGTCTTAGAACCTCTCATCCAAGGTGCTGCGGGGATGTTGATGTATCATCCTGTGGTGTTAAAAAAAATCCGAGAACTCTGTGATGAATTTGATGTTTTGATGATTTGTGATGAAGTATTTACAGGTGCGGGAAGAACCGGTCCTTTTTTTGCCTTTGAACATAGTAATATTTATCCTGATATTGTAGCTCTCAGTAAAGGATTGCCTGCTGGGTATGCTACTTTTGCTGCGACTCTAAGCAAAGAAAAAGTTTTTATGGCTTTTTATTCTGATGATAGAAGCAAAACGTTATTTCACGGTCATTCCATGACTGGAAATCCTTTGGGTTGTGCCGTGAGTTTGGAATCCATCAGGCTTTATGATAGCTTAAATATCCGTCAAAAAATCCTTCAAATCCAAGAATGGCACAAAGAATACCTCCAAGAACTCAAAAACCACAACTTTAGCAAAGAAAAAAAGATTTTATCAACACGATATTTTGGTTCGGTGGCGGCAATAGATGTGAGACTCCCAGATCATCGAAGAAAAACTTTTAACTTAGAAATCATCGATTTTTCCATTCGACAAGGTGCTTTGATACGACCCTTAGGAAATACTTTATATATAGTTCCGCCTTATATCATCGAGAAAGAAGAATTGGGCAAAGTATATGAAGTAATTTTGAAAATAATTGAAGAAAAAATAGAATAG
- the htpX gene encoding protease HtpX: MAWFKRIFLFVLTNILIIITLTIVTSLLGIQPYLSSAGIDLTALAIFSLIWGMGGAFISLWLSKFMAKMAMGVQEITIDDPQYGWVVERVYTLAKRAGLEKMPEVGIYESPELNAFATGPSKNNSLVAVSTGLIENMDRNAVDGVLGHEVAHIANGDMVTMTLLQGIINAFVIFFARIIAFIISNFVKDEELQTFVQFGVIIVLEILLSLLGMIVVAWFSRYREYRADEGGARLSSRSNMIHALETLKKYYEIEDPRGEELATFKIKGKSGGFLALFATHPPLDDRIEHLKSLNI; encoded by the coding sequence ATGGCGTGGTTTAAGAGAATCTTTTTGTTCGTTTTAACAAACATATTAATTATTATCACATTGACAATCGTCACAAGCCTTTTAGGAATACAACCTTACTTGAGTTCTGCAGGGATTGATCTTACTGCATTGGCAATCTTCAGCTTGATTTGGGGAATGGGAGGAGCGTTTATTTCCCTTTGGCTTTCGAAGTTCATGGCAAAAATGGCAATGGGGGTTCAAGAAATCACAATCGATGATCCCCAATATGGCTGGGTAGTGGAAAGAGTCTATACCCTTGCAAAAAGAGCTGGCTTAGAAAAGATGCCAGAAGTGGGAATTTACGAAAGCCCTGAACTAAATGCTTTTGCAACAGGTCCTTCAAAAAATAACTCTCTGGTTGCGGTTTCTACGGGTCTTATTGAAAACATGGATCGAAATGCCGTTGACGGTGTTTTAGGGCACGAAGTTGCTCACATTGCCAATGGAGACATGGTAACCATGACCCTTCTTCAAGGAATAATTAATGCCTTTGTCATTTTCTTTGCAAGGATTATCGCTTTCATTATCAGCAATTTCGTCAAAGATGAAGAATTACAAACCTTCGTTCAATTTGGTGTTATTATCGTATTAGAAATCCTCTTGAGCCTTTTGGGTATGATTGTGGTTGCGTGGTTCTCTCGTTATCGAGAATACCGGGCTGACGAAGGTGGTGCTAGACTCTCATCTCGTTCGAACATGATTCATGCATTAGAAACCCTCAAAAAATACTACGAAATCGAAGATCCGCGAGGAGAAGAATTAGCAACCTTCAAAATCAAAGGAAAGTCTGGTGGATTTTTAGCTCTCTTTGCAACTCACCCACCCTTGGACGATAGAATTGAACACCTAAAAAGCTTGAATATCTAA